A window from Oreochromis aureus strain Israel breed Guangdong linkage group 16, ZZ_aureus, whole genome shotgun sequence encodes these proteins:
- the LOC120433560 gene encoding CD209 antigen-like protein E: MEEIYVKPANKTFIKKHTGQRSCKGSIYLVVILLLGLLAGFLTRAFYYKNSLQDSAQYLSMSNKLSSITEERDLLKANITDMTKELERLQGLFNQKKTCPAGWSMFRCSCYLLSERSDSWHSARKHCTDQGADLVVIDSPEEQDFVTSFTQKETWIGLNDIEQEGTWKWVDGSPLTLQYWASHQPDDLLFSEDCAHIRYQETSWNDERCENSLQWVCEKLL, encoded by the exons ATGGAGGAAATTTATGTCAAACCTGCCAACAAgacttttattaaaaaacacacag gtcAAAGGAGCTGCAAGGGAAGCATTTATTTAGTTGTTATTCTGTTGTTGGGGCTGCTGGCTGGATTTCTCACTCGTGCTTTCTACT ACAAAAACTCCTTACAAGATTCAGCTCAATATCTCTCAATGAGTAACAAACTTTCCTCAATAACTGAGGAGAGAGACCTGCTGAAGGCCAACATCACTGATATGACCAAAGAGCTGGAGAGACTGCAGGGTTTGTTCAACCAGA AGAAAACATGTCCTGCGGGATGGAGCATGTTCAGATGTAGCTGCTATCTCCTCTCTGAAAGATCTGACTCCTGGCATTCAGCTAGAAAACACTGCACAGACCAAGGAGCAGATTTGGTGGTGATAGACAGCCCTGAAGAACAG GACTTCGTCACTTCATTCACCCAGAAAGAGACTTGGATTGGTTTAAATGACATAGAACAAGAGGGAACGTGGAAATGGGTAGATGGATCGCCTCTGACTCTGCA ATACTGGGCATCTCATCAGCCTGACGACCTGTTGTTTAGTGAGGACTGTGCTCATATCAGATATCAAGAAACTTCCTGGAATGATGAAAGATGTGAAAATTCTCTCCAATGGGTCTGTGAAAAACTACTGTAA